The DNA window CTGCTGCAGGTGCAGGTAGTCGAGCCCGACCGCGCTCGCGCCCGGGAGGAAGACGACGGCCGGTCCGCCGTCGCCCTCCTGGTGGACGAAAAGGCGGTGGCCGTCGACCTCCTGGAAGGATCCGATCGGAGGGATGAACTCGGTCTTGTCAGCGGTGTTGTTCGTCATGCCGTCAACGATGTCCGGCGGTCCTGACATCGACCCGTCGCCGGCCTGACACGGGCCGGGTCGGCGATGTCAGCTGACGACGGTGCGCTGCAGGACGCCGGTGAGCGGGTCGTAGTAGGCGCGGGTGACCCGGTGGAACGTGGGCGTCCGCAGGCTCGACATCGTCCAGGTGGTCAGGCCCTCGTCGACGTTGTCGTCGCTGACGATCCGCCGCCACGGGGCGCCGTGCTTGAGCAGGCGGACCGCGCTGCTGAGCGTGCCGTCGCGGTCCGGCGTGATCGAGTACGGCTCGCCGCCGGGCGGGGTGATGTCGAGGCCGCCGTCGGCGCGGATGGTGAGCGTGACGATCAACGTTCCCTGCGCGTCGTAGATCGGCGCGGGGTCGCCGACGTAGTACTTCTGCCGCGGCGGCAGGCCTTGGACGTCCATGCCGTTGTAGAACGTCTTGCCCTGCGCGTCGAGCCAGAAGTGCGGAACCGACGCTCTTGGGGCGCCGAAGTCGGGGCCTGGGTAGTACGACAGGTGCCAGTGCGGCGGGTTGTCGAGGTGCATGAGGTTGTTGGTCTCGAAGCCCATCAGCGCGTAGAAGTGCCCGCGCCTTGCGGCCTCGGCGGCGAGTCCGGAGTCGACCAGGATCGCCTCGCAGGCGACGAGCAGGTTGATCGCGGCGTCGGCCTCGCCCTTCGGCCAGGCGACCGTGGACCAGTAGCCGGCAGCGCGGTCGGCCTGGTTGTGCTCGATCCGCCAGTACGTGCCGGGAGCGGTGTGGTGGTAGCTGAAGACCTGCACCGTGCCCTGGTTGGCGGAGGTGCCGCCGTTGACGGGGAGCTGGAACGTGGTCTCGTCGCCGTTCCGCGTGAATGGGACACGCGACTCGTGCGTGACGATGTCCTTGACCCGTTCGCCGGGCCAGCGGACGGTGACGTCCACGGCAGCGCTGCGCGGGCCGCGTACGTACGCGTAGAACTCGCCGCGGCTCGCGAACCGGTGGCTCGCGGTCGGGCTCAGCTCGTACCCCGGCGACAGGATCACCTCGGGGGTGGTCGGAGCGCTCGGCCTCGTCTTGACGAGCCGGAACCCGCCGTAGTTGATCGGCTCCGCCGCCCGCGCCACTCCCCCGCCCACGACCGGCACGGCCAGCATGCCGGCCACAACCGCACGCCTGCTCATCCGCATCCGCAACGCCCTCCCAGGACTTCCACTTGGTGGAAAACCGCCAACGCTAGACGGAACTACGTTAACGGTTTTCATGCCTGCTGAGGTGGCCGCAAGGTGACGTGACAGCAACGACTCCCAGCAAGGGAGCTAGAACGGCGCCGGGTCGGGGTCGGCGGCGATGGCGTCGGTGAGCTGCTGTGGTTCGACTGTGTATTCGCGACCGTGCGGATCCGTCCAGGAGAAGCGTCCCGGCTCGGGTTGGCTCATCTTCCAGGCGCCTGCCTGTTTGACGGTGTCGTGGTGGGCGCACAACGGTCCGGCGTTGCACGAACAGGTGGGTCCGCCGTCGGCGTGGTCAACGGTGTGGTCGGCGCGGCACACGCTGGCAGGGTGGCGGCAGTTGTAGAAGCGGCAGGTGCCGTCGCGGATCTTGACATGCTCGTCGAGGAGGCCGCGGAGGTACCGGGTGTTGCTTCGCCCTGTGTGGACGGTGTGTCCGGTGGCGGGGTCGGTGGCGGCCCAGCAGATGGTGGCGTCGGGATCGCCAGCGAGTTTGGCGATGAGTTGTTGGGCGATGTCGGTGAGGACGGGGCCGTAGCCGCCGAGCGCGGCGGGGCGGGTGGCGAGGCCGAGCAGGGTGGGGATCGGCGCGGTCAGCACCAGCTTCGATCCGTTCCGCCGCCGTACCACCCGCGCCGCCGGCTCTGGCGCCGCGCTGTCGGTCTCCTCGATGTCCTCGATGGGACCAGGGAGCCCCTCACCCGAAACGTCGCCGCCAACGTCGCCGCCACGCGAGCTTGGGCCGGGGGCACCCTTGTCCGAACCTATGGGACCAGGGAGCCCCTCACCCGAAACGTCGCCGCCAACGTCGCCGCCACCCGAGCTTGGGCCGGGGGCACCCTTGTCCGAACCTACGTCCTCGATGTCCTCGACGTTGACGGGATCGGTGTCGGTGTCGGTGAGGTCGGCAGTCTCGGCGTGATCCCGGTCGCAGTCGTCGATCTTGGCTTTGCCGCGCAGGAGTGCGGAGGCGAGGTCGGCGCGGAGCTGCGGGCGAGAGCGTTCGTCGCCTCTGGCCTTCTGGGTGTCGACGATCGACCGCAGGAACGCTTCCGCTTCGGCGACCTCGTCCACGGGCAGCCCGAACACGCGGACCGTGGCGGTGGAGTCCTCGTCGGGGTAGAAGTCGACCCCGCGATCCCGAACCCGCTCGTCATGCCGCTGTTTCGCCGCATCAGGGTCGATCCGCAACACCTGCGCGGCCACCTCGGCCCGCAACCAGCCGGTGGTCTTCGTCTCGGCTCGTCCGAGAACGGCGTTCTCGACCTTCTGCCTGTCGAGCGGATCGGCCAACACGGCAACGCCTGCGGCCAACACCTTCGCCTTCGGCAGGTCGATCCGCCCCGCTCGCAACGCGGCGAAGGTGCCGGGCAACTCGGTCAACGACTGCGCCAACCCGACGAACGTCTCCGCGGTGTACCGGGTCCACGACAAGGTGGCCGCGACGACGTCCCCGACGTGCGGATCCCGCAGCGAGGTACGGCGCGGCGAGCAGTCGTCAGGCCCGGGTGGTGTATGCGCCAAGGCCTCCACATCCAACAACGACTCGGAGTCCAGCCACGCCGTCATCCGCTCCCGAGCACGAAGACGTTCCTCCAGCTGATAGCCGTTGCAACTCGCACGGTCCGCTGAAACCGCAGCCCACAGCTGCGGCCCATCCGGCATCGTCGTATCGAACATGTCCTTGATTCTACCGCATGAATCAATCGAATGCCCAACAGAACAAGAAGAAACCGTGATGACAGCTGCCGCTGGCGCCGGTCATCCACGGACCCCACGAGGTGGTCGCAAGGTGACGTGACTGCAACGAGTCGCGGCGCCGGTGGCAGGGTGTGCACGTTCAGGTTGACGACGACGGAGGAGACCGATGGCTGACCGAGCGGGAGAGCTCGTCACCGAGACGTTCGAGTACGACGGTGGCCGCCGGGTCGCGGTGTACGTGCCGCCCGACAAGCCGGAGGCCGTGGTGTACGCCGGGGATGGGCAGCTGATCTCGCAGTGGGGCAAGGACCTCGACGCCGCCGACGTCCCGCCCACGCTGGTCGTCGGCGCGTACCGGACGGACGACCCGGACGAGATGGCGCGCATCAAGGAGTACTCACCGTCGTTCGACGAGGAACGGTTCGCCGCACACGAGCGCTTCTTCGTCGAAAACGTCCGCGCCTGGGTCGAGAAGCGCTTCGGCGTCGCGCTGCCGGCCGAACGCACCGCGGTGTGCGGCGTCTCCGCGGGCGCCGAGCTCTCCCTCGCCCTGGGGGTAAGGCACCCGGACGTCTACGGCGCGGTCTTCTCCGCCTCGCCCGGCGGCGGCTACCGCCCGCCCGCCGACCTGGTGGCCCCGCTGCCGCGCACGTACCTCGTCGCCGGCAGGCAGGAGCCCTGGTTCCTGGAGAACGCCACCCGCTGGGCGGACGCGCTACGCGATGCCGGCGCGGACGTCGTCATCGAAGAACGCGAAGGCGACCACGGCGACCCGTTCTGGCAGGAGGAGTTCCCGCGGATGGTCGCCTGGGCGTTCAACCGCTGAGGCCTACTCCCAGGCGCGGCGCTTGCGGCCCTCGCGCGGCGGGGCGGTCTGCTCCCACACGCGACGCCACGACGCGGCCTTCGGACCGCTCGGGTCCGGGGTCGCGCCCTTGGCCGCGCGCTTGGCGGCTTCCCACCAGGTCGTCGCGTCCTCGTCCAGCAGCTGCGCCACACCCTCGCGGATCCGGGGCGCCAGGTCGCGCGGCCCCTCGCCCTCGACCGGCCAGATCGCCGGACCGAACCGTACGCGCACCGGCAGCCGGCCGGGCCGCGGCCAGCCACGGCCGCGGGGCATCGCGGCGAACGAGCCGCGGATTCCCACCGGCACGATCGGCACGCCGTGCTCGACGGCCAGCCACGCCGCGCCGAGCTTGAACCGGCTCGCCCAGCCGTCCACCGATCGCGTCCCCTCCGGGAACACGACGACGTTCCAGCCCTCGGCGAGCAGGTCGCCCGGCGTCTGCGACAGCGAGCCACCGCGACGTTCGATCGGGAACGTGTTGAACACCATCGCCGACCCCGACGCCCGCCACCAGGTGTCGAAGAAGTAGTCCGCCGCCGCGGCCACCGCCGTACGGCGACGCCACGGGCCGGGCAGCGTCATCAGGATCAGCGGCGTGTCCAGGTGCGACGTGTGGTTGGCCACGAACAGCACCGGCGGCTTCAACCGTTGCAGCACATCGAGCCCCGTCACCGAAGGCGTCACCGTGGACCGCAGCAGCGGCCCGAGGCCGAAGCGCTGCACGACGTCGCGCACCGCGTTCGCCGCCGGCGTCCGCGCCCACGTCGTCGGGAACACCGAAGGCTGCTTGTCCGGCTGCCACTGCTGAGCCGACCGCGGCACGAGCGGCCGCCGGCCCCAGCGCCAGCCGCGCGCGACCTGCTGGACGTCCTTGACCGTGTCCCGGACGAACTTCACCGGGCTCTTCGACGAAGCCATCTAGCGCACGTCCGAGATCAGGTGCGGCGGGTTGTGCGTGTACGTGATCGACGGCGAACGTCCGACCGTGTGGCTCACCATCTCCAGCGCGTCGTTCAGCGTCGACGCGGCACGGAAGCCCATCCGCTCGACCGCCTTGCGGTTGCCGCCGACCCAGACGACGTCACCCACGTGGTCCATCGCGTGCGCGGCCCAGTACCACATGTAGAACGGGTGCACGCCGTGGTAGGCGTACGACGTCCGGTACAGGTGGATGTACCACGGGTCCGTCGCGTATTGCTTCTCGAACTTCTTCTCGATCGTCGCCGGGTCGGTCGACTCGGCGAGCACCTCTTCGAAGAAGTCGACGTACGACGGGTGGTGCAGCTGGTTGAACTCGTACTGCACGGGGTGGTACAGGATCACCGCGCCGCCCTTACGGACGACCGGCATGTTCCGGTAGGAGTTGAAGAAGTAGCCCAAGCCCATGCAGGTCGCGAGGATCGGGTTCATCACCGCGTTGACGTTGTACGGCCCGATGAACGGCACGCCCATGATCAGCACGTCGGTCTGGCCCTGCACCTCGACGGCCTGCTGCTTGAAGCAGTTCTCCAGCGTCTTCGCGTGCACCGCCTCGGTCTCGCCCGCGTGCACGCCGGTGATGCCGTACGCCGACCGCACGTCTTCGAAGATCTTGCGCTTGAGCTTCTTCGGCGCCAGCGCGATGCCGCGCTTGGCCGCGAGCATGTTGGCCTGGTCGCGTACGCCCCACTCCCACTCGCGCTTGTTCATGAAGCCGATGGGCTCGGGGAAGATGTCGTTGTTGAGCGTGGTCTCGACCGTGAAGATCTTGACGTGCTCCTTGAGCAAACGCCCCATGCGCCATGCGGAGTGGTGCATCGCCGACTTCTCGGCGTCCATGAACGATCGCGAGTGCACCATCGTGTGGCTGTTGTGGTGGTGCCGCAGCGAGCGGTACGAAGCGAGCCCGATCGGGACGGACTTGTGCCCGCCGTCCATCGGCACGATGTTGATGTTGACGTAGACGATCAGGTCGGACGTCGCCGCCCGCTTGTTGATCTCGACCTCTTCGCCCTTCTCGGTCTCGCCGATGAACTCGAGGTTGTCCTTGTCCTCCGCGTCGTGGTTGTACAACAACCCCTGCGGAGCGAACGAACGGTAGATCCGCTCCCCCAGCGCGTGCTGCAGCTCCGACGGCATCATCCGCCGGTGCAGCGCGAGCGCCGCGATGATCTCGACGTCGTCGACGCCGGCCTGCGCGGCGAGCGTCAGCACCTGCTCCATGATGCGCTGCCGGATGTCCGGCCGCTTCATCGGCGGCAGCGGCAGCGACACGTCGTCGAACGCGATCGTGAGGCGCATGCCCGGACGCAGCAGCGCGCGGAGCGGCTCGGAGTTCTCCGGGTTCTCCAACGCGTTCGCGATCGCCGCGTCGATGTCCCGGATGCCCGGCAGCGACTCCGGCGGATAGATCACGCGGGTCCCCGTGGGGAACCGCTCGAGCCGGAAACCCTCACCCTCGTGGACGAGGAGTGGCGGCGTCCGGTCGTCGACCTCGAGTACGAATCCTGGTCGGCTCACCTTGGTGACTCCCTCTCCCGGTCCTTATGAGTTTCGTAGATCGAACGCGACTTTGACAGTCCCCAACCGACCGGCGGAGTGCGCGTGGTCCAATGCCTCGCGCCACCGATACAGCGGGTATCTGCCCCCGACAACGCCGTCGAGTGGCGCGTGTGCGGCGAGCTCGAACGCCTTGCCGAACGCCTCAGCGCCGGCCGTCGCGTACGTGCCCACCATCTCCAGCTCGCGGAACCACACCGGCGACAGGTCGGCGCCCGTCGACGGCATGCCCGACAGCACGACCCGGCCCCCTGCGCGGGTCGTCCGCATCACGGTGTCCAGCGAGCTCTTGCTGCCGACCGCGTCGATCGCGACGTCGACACCGCCGAGCAGGAACTCCGGTCCGCGCTCGGGCGAGAGCCGAAACGCCGACGTCGCCCTGCGTACGCGGGCCGGCACCTCGTCCGGCGCGAGCACGTCGGAGGCGCCGAACGCGCGGGCCAGCTCCACCTGTCGCGCGTGCTTGGCGACGACCGAGATCCGCCCGGCACCGGTGAGCTCGCGCAGCGCCAGCGTCACGAACAGTCCGACCGCTCCGGCACCGGACACCAGCACCGAGCCGTTCTCCGGGATGTTTGCCTTCAACGCCGTGTGCACGGCGCACGCGATCGGCTCGACGAGCACCGCGCGCTCGTCGCTCAGTCCCTCGGGAACGGCGTACAGCTGGCTGCGGTGCGCGACGAACTCGCCGCCCCAGCCGCCGCCGGTGTCCGCGCAGTAGCCGGTCTGCAGGCCGGGCGAGACGTGCCCGACCGTGATCCGGTCGCACAGGTTGGTGTTGCCGGACTCGCACGAGGGGCACGGCTCGACGCCGCGCGCCGCGCAGGCGAGCACGGAGTCGAGCACGACGCGGGTGCCCTTCGGGAGGTCCTCGCAGTCGTCCATCAGCTCGCCGACGACCTCGTGGCCGGGAACGAACGGCATCGACACCAGCGCGGAGAAGTACAGGCTGGTGTGGCCGAAGATCGCGCCGAGGTCGGAGCCGCAGATGCCGGACAGGATCGGCTTGACCCGGGCCCAGCCGGGGCCGCGCGGCTTCGGCGCGTCCCGCGTGATCAGCCGGATCGGCGCCGCCGGGCCGGTGAGGACGCCGGGGATCCGTCCACCCATCGCCTTCGCCGCGACGTAGCGCGGAAGCGACCGGTACATCTCCAGGGCGAGCATCATGAGGTGCGCTCCGCGGGCAGCTCGTCGGCGAACGGGATCGCGAGGCGGTTCGCCGCCGACGACGTCTTCCACTCCTCGACCGGCCAGCGGCCCTTGCGGGCTCGCCGCCACAGGTGCACGTCCGGGCTCACCGCGACCGGGCGGCCGACGGCCTCGAGCATGGGCAGGTCGGAGTGGCTGTCGGCGTAGGCGTACGACTTGGTCAGGTCGAAGCCGTGCTGGCCGGCGTACCGGATCAGCCAGGCGGCGCGCGACTCCCCCACCAGCGGCGGGCCGGAGAGGTAGCCGGTGCATCTTCCGCGGTCGTCGGTAGCGAGCTCGGCGGCGACGATCTCGTCGAACAACGGCTCCAGCGGCCTGGTCAGCGGGCGGATCGCGCCGGTGATGAGCACGGTCCGGTGACCCGCGGCGCGGTGCGCGCGGACCTGTCGCAGCGCGGCGGCGGAGACGCGTTCGAGCACGTGCTTGGCGAGCACGCTGTCGACGATGTTCTCCAGCTCCTCCAGGTCGGCGCCGGCGTAGCGGCGGTAGACCGAGCGGAGGAACGCGCCGCGGTCGCGGCGTTCGGCGCGGATGAAGCCGGGCACCTTGCGGAGCATCGTGCCGATCTCGCGGACGCGTTCGGTGCGGTCGAGCTCGGGCATCCGCAGCCAGAGGTAGGTCTCGATCACGTTCGACGACAGCAGCGTGCCGTCCATGTCGAACGCGGCGAGGATCTCGCCGCTCTCCGGCAGCTCCTTGGCCACGGTCGGTGCGGAGCGGCCGCGGCGGCGCCGGATGACGTCGTACTTGCGCATCGACTCGGTGACGTTCGGGCAGTGCACCTCGACCATGTAGTGGCGCCAGTCGACGATGCCGGTGTCGAACGGGAAGTCTTCCTTGTCGGCCTCCTCGAGCCGGTGGTAGAGCTCCATCAGCCGGTCGTCGGTGAAGAGCAGCTCGGCCTCGACGTACGGGCGGTAGAGATCCATGTAGCGGCGCAGGAACTCCAGCCGGCGCTGCAGCTGGTCGACCTCGCGGGCGATCTTGCGGATGCGTTCGCCTCTGGGGGCGTGAGTCACGACGTACTCGGCGATCTTGTGCGCTCGTTCGCTCATCGCCAGGATGCGCTCGACGCGCTCGCCGCCGGGGAACCGCCAGGTGGCGAGGCGGACGGCGCCTCGTTCGCTCATGTCGAACGGGTTCTCGTCGAAGTACTCCCGGATGTACTCGTAGACCTTCGCGTAGGTGAAGGGATTCCGCGCGCCGGAGGCCATGTGGTAGTAGGCGGGCTTGCCCTTCTCGGGGCTCTCGGCCGCGGCGGCGAGGATCGCATTGACGACGTGGTCGACGGGAACGACGTCCATGATCGCGTCCGGGCTCGCGGGGAACTCCGGCAGCTCGCCGCGTCCGTACGCGAGGATCAACGGGTCGGCCATCTTGAAGCCCTCGATCCAGCCGGGGTGCGGCGTCTCGAGGGCACTCTCGATGATGCTGGGGCGGGCGACCGTCACGGACATGCGCTGCGCGAACTCTTCGACGACGCGCTCGCCCATGGCCTTGGTGAACGTGTAGACGTCGGTCCAGCCGAGCGAACGTGCGCGTTCGCCGCCGGCTTCGACGAGCTTCTTCTGGACCCACTCGTTCCGGCGCCGCTCGGCGTCCTGCGCGGCCGTGATGGGGCCGGCTCGCCGGTGCTCGCGCTCGGCTTCCTTGCGCAGCTTGGACAGGATGCCGGGGCTGCGCGAGGTCTCCTCGACCCGGTCGCGCATGGCCTGGCCCCACTTGGCCTCGGTGCGCCAGTCGACGACGTGGTCGACGGGGCCTTCGGGGATCGCGCCTCTTCTTCTTCCGGAGACGTACGCGGTGGAGACGTGCACATAGTGGGTGTCGGGGCTGCTCGCCTCGATCTTCTCCAGCAACTGCTGGGTGCCGAGCACGTTCGTCCGGAACGCCTCGTCGATGGGCGGGTCGAAGCTCACGTCACCGGCACAGTGAATGACGATGTCCATGCCTGTCGGGAGGCCTGGGATCGTGCTCAGGTCGCCCTCGACGACGTCGATCCGCTGCTCCAGCAGCTCGGTGGTGCCACCGGCCGCGTTGCGGCTGGACTCGAAGATCTTCTTGTTGAGGACCTGCTCCATGCGGGAGCGGCCGGAGAGGCTTCCCTTGGGGCGAACGAGCGCGACGACGGTGGTGTCCGGCAGGTCGGCCAGGATCCGGTGCAGGAGGGCCTCACCGACGAAGCCGGTAACCCCGGTGATGAGGATCCGCTTCCCCCGGAGTCGTTCGCTCAGCCTCACGCGTGCGGCCCCCTTGGTCTGGCTCGGTCTGGTGATTGGCAACGGTGTGTCGATGCGCGGTCCTCCAGACCGTCATCCGCCACACCATATCTGGGTCCTGTGGGTTCTCGGCCTCCGGTTGTCGGCCAGGTCCGGTAGGGTTCGAACGCGTTTTCGAATCCTTGTGGAGGCCGATGATGAAGGTTGTGTGGAGCGAGCTCAGGCAGGACGGGGAGCACGATAGTGGCCCCGGCGCGTCAGCGCGGCGTGGTGAATCTCACCCTCGCAGTGGCCGTGCGCCGCTGGTCGTGTTCACGGAGCCCACGGGCCTGGTGGCCGCGGCGTCCGTGGACATGGAGGAGGTCCAACCGCCGTGACGGGCCGCCGATCTCGGACAGGTGTGGACCGGCCCGCCGCGAGCGTAGTGAACCCGAGCGTGCCCCTCGGCGCCAACTCGATCGGCATCCGATCTGCGCCTGCGCCCGGCTGGCCGGATGCGAGTCGAGCCGCTCACGCGATGGCCGTTTGGATGAAGGGCACCTTCATCCAAACCTATTGGATGAAGGGCACCTTCATCCAACGTGACCGTGCCCTCGCACAAAGCGGTGCCGACGATCGCGGAGGGCTCATCGAGGGGCAGCCTCCCCGTAGCGTTTTGAATGAAGGGCACCTTCATTCGAACCTATTGAATGAAGGTGCCCTTCATTCAAACCCAGAGCGGACGGAACCCCCGGCTCCATCGAAACCACAAGAGACCGAGGGCCAACAAGAAGCCCAAGCACGGCAACAAACCCCAGCAAGAAGGAACCTGGCCCGGGCACCCGTTCCCGGGGGCAGGGGCGGCGCGTGAAAAACAGGTGGCCGGGCCGGGGCGAGTCAAGGGTCGAAGATCGCGAAGCGACGCCTCTCTCGTTCTGCGCGAAGCGCCCCCAGGGAGGCGCCCTTGACGCGCCCCGGACCGGCCACCACACTCGACCGCCGCAACAGCCCACGGACAGCGCCAAACGCCCGGAGAGCTCTCAGCGAACACCGCACCAACAGAGCACCAGACCCAGAAGAGCTTCGCCAAGAACCCGACCCGCACCACCCGCACCCGCCGCGCCACCCAACCGTGATCATGAAGGCAAACCCGCCGTATACGACCAGTTCGGCTTCACGATCACCATCATGATCACGGCGGCCTCGAGGGCACCTGGCGCATGGGCCGACTCAGTCAGGCCACCGCGGCGAGCGCGTCCTCCAACGTGAAGGCGCCCTCGTACAACGCGGTGCCGACGATCGCCCCCTCCACCCCGTCCGGGACGAGGGCGGCGATCGCGCGGAGGTCGTCGAGGGTGGAGATGCCGCCGCTCGCCACGATCGGCGCGGACGTCGCCGCGCAGACCGAGCGCAGCAGCTCGAGGTTCGGGCCCTGCAGCATGCCGTCCTTGTCGACGTCCGTCACCACGTAGCGCGCGCACCCCTCCGAGTCCAGCCGCGCCAGCGTCTCGAAGAGGTCGCCGCCGGTACGTGTCC is part of the Tenggerimyces flavus genome and encodes:
- a CDS encoding lysophospholipid acyltransferase family protein; this encodes MASSKSPVKFVRDTVKDVQQVARGWRWGRRPLVPRSAQQWQPDKQPSVFPTTWARTPAANAVRDVVQRFGLGPLLRSTVTPSVTGLDVLQRLKPPVLFVANHTSHLDTPLILMTLPGPWRRRTAVAAAADYFFDTWWRASGSAMVFNTFPIERRGGSLSQTPGDLLAEGWNVVVFPEGTRSVDGWASRFKLGAAWLAVEHGVPIVPVGIRGSFAAMPRGRGWPRPGRLPVRVRFGPAIWPVEGEGPRDLAPRIREGVAQLLDEDATTWWEAAKRAAKGATPDPSGPKAASWRRVWEQTAPPREGRKRRAWE
- a CDS encoding lactate racemase domain-containing protein, with translation MSRPGFVLEVDDRTPPLLVHEGEGFRLERFPTGTRVIYPPESLPGIRDIDAAIANALENPENSEPLRALLRPGMRLTIAFDDVSLPLPPMKRPDIRQRIMEQVLTLAAQAGVDDVEIIAALALHRRMMPSELQHALGERIYRSFAPQGLLYNHDAEDKDNLEFIGETEKGEEVEINKRAATSDLIVYVNINIVPMDGGHKSVPIGLASYRSLRHHHNSHTMVHSRSFMDAEKSAMHHSAWRMGRLLKEHVKIFTVETTLNNDIFPEPIGFMNKREWEWGVRDQANMLAAKRGIALAPKKLKRKIFEDVRSAYGITGVHAGETEAVHAKTLENCFKQQAVEVQGQTDVLIMGVPFIGPYNVNAVMNPILATCMGLGYFFNSYRNMPVVRKGGAVILYHPVQYEFNQLHHPSYVDFFEEVLAESTDPATIEKKFEKQYATDPWYIHLYRTSYAYHGVHPFYMWYWAAHAMDHVGDVVWVGGNRKAVERMGFRAASTLNDALEMVSHTVGRSPSITYTHNPPHLISDVR
- a CDS encoding alpha/beta hydrolase; the protein is MADRAGELVTETFEYDGGRRVAVYVPPDKPEAVVYAGDGQLISQWGKDLDAADVPPTLVVGAYRTDDPDEMARIKEYSPSFDEERFAAHERFFVENVRAWVEKRFGVALPAERTAVCGVSAGAELSLALGVRHPDVYGAVFSASPGGGYRPPADLVAPLPRTYLVAGRQEPWFLENATRWADALRDAGADVVIEEREGDHGDPFWQEEFPRMVAWAFNR
- a CDS encoding HAD-IB family hydrolase — encoded protein: MRLSERLRGKRILITGVTGFVGEALLHRILADLPDTTVVALVRPKGSLSGRSRMEQVLNKKIFESSRNAAGGTTELLEQRIDVVEGDLSTIPGLPTGMDIVIHCAGDVSFDPPIDEAFRTNVLGTQQLLEKIEASSPDTHYVHVSTAYVSGRRRGAIPEGPVDHVVDWRTEAKWGQAMRDRVEETSRSPGILSKLRKEAEREHRRAGPITAAQDAERRRNEWVQKKLVEAGGERARSLGWTDVYTFTKAMGERVVEEFAQRMSVTVARPSIIESALETPHPGWIEGFKMADPLILAYGRGELPEFPASPDAIMDVVPVDHVVNAILAAAAESPEKGKPAYYHMASGARNPFTYAKVYEYIREYFDENPFDMSERGAVRLATWRFPGGERVERILAMSERAHKIAEYVVTHAPRGERIRKIAREVDQLQRRLEFLRRYMDLYRPYVEAELLFTDDRLMELYHRLEEADKEDFPFDTGIVDWRHYMVEVHCPNVTESMRKYDVIRRRRGRSAPTVAKELPESGEILAAFDMDGTLLSSNVIETYLWLRMPELDRTERVREIGTMLRKVPGFIRAERRDRGAFLRSVYRRYAGADLEELENIVDSVLAKHVLERVSAAALRQVRAHRAAGHRTVLITGAIRPLTRPLEPLFDEIVAAELATDDRGRCTGYLSGPPLVGESRAAWLIRYAGQHGFDLTKSYAYADSHSDLPMLEAVGRPVAVSPDVHLWRRARKGRWPVEEWKTSSAANRLAIPFADELPAERTS
- a CDS encoding DUF222 domain-containing protein codes for the protein MFDTTMPDGPQLWAAVSADRASCNGYQLEERLRARERMTAWLDSESLLDVEALAHTPPGPDDCSPRRTSLRDPHVGDVVAATLSWTRYTAETFVGLAQSLTELPGTFAALRAGRIDLPKAKVLAAGVAVLADPLDRQKVENAVLGRAETKTTGWLRAEVAAQVLRIDPDAAKQRHDERVRDRGVDFYPDEDSTATVRVFGLPVDEVAEAEAFLRSIVDTQKARGDERSRPQLRADLASALLRGKAKIDDCDRDHAETADLTDTDTDPVNVEDIEDVGSDKGAPGPSSGGGDVGGDVSGEGLPGPIGSDKGAPGPSSRGGDVGGDVSGEGLPGPIEDIEETDSAAPEPAARVVRRRNGSKLVLTAPIPTLLGLATRPAALGGYGPVLTDIAQQLIAKLAGDPDATICWAATDPATGHTVHTGRSNTRYLRGLLDEHVKIRDGTCRFYNCRHPASVCRADHTVDHADGGPTCSCNAGPLCAHHDTVKQAGAWKMSQPEPGRFSWTDPHGREYTVEPQQLTDAIAADPDPAPF
- a CDS encoding zinc-dependent alcohol dehydrogenase; translation: MMLALEMYRSLPRYVAAKAMGGRIPGVLTGPAAPIRLITRDAPKPRGPGWARVKPILSGICGSDLGAIFGHTSLYFSALVSMPFVPGHEVVGELMDDCEDLPKGTRVVLDSVLACAARGVEPCPSCESGNTNLCDRITVGHVSPGLQTGYCADTGGGWGGEFVAHRSQLYAVPEGLSDERAVLVEPIACAVHTALKANIPENGSVLVSGAGAVGLFVTLALRELTGAGRISVVAKHARQVELARAFGASDVLAPDEVPARVRRATSAFRLSPERGPEFLLGGVDVAIDAVGSKSSLDTVMRTTRAGGRVVLSGMPSTGADLSPVWFRELEMVGTYATAGAEAFGKAFELAAHAPLDGVVGGRYPLYRWREALDHAHSAGRLGTVKVAFDLRNS